ACGATGATCGCACTCGCGATGCTCAATTCAGGATGCTCGCGCGGAGCCCCGGATCAGGGCTTCGGCGGCGGGGCCGAGGTCGTGCCCGTGCTGGCCGCCAAGGTCGTGCAGAAAAATGTCGCCGAATCGATTCGTGCGATCGGCCGCGTCGAGGCCTTCTCGACCGTTGATATCAAGGCGCAGATCAACGGCCAGGTCACGCAGGTTCATTTCCACGAGGGTCAGGACGTGAAGAAGGGCGACTTGCTTTTCACGATCGATCCGCGCCCGTTCGAAGCCGCGCTGCATCAGGCCGAAGCGAATCTCGCCCGGGATCGCGCGCAATTCAAGCAGGCCGACGCCAACGAAAAACGCTACGCTTACCTGGTCAAGCAGGGTGTCGGCTCGCCGCAGCAATACGATCAGGCGCAGGCCGCGGCCGCCTCGCTCGCCGCGACGCTCCAAGCCGACGAAGCGACGGTGCAAACCGCGAAGTTGAATCTCGGCTACACCGCGATTCGCTCGCCGATCGATGGCCGCACCGGCAACTTGCTCGTCCACGCCGGCAATATCGTGAAGCCGGACGCCGACACGCCGATGGTCGTGATCAATCAGGTGCATCCGGTGTACGTGACGTTCTCGATTCCCGAGCAAAAGCTCGCGCAGGTGCGCGAGGTCATGACGACGCACAAACTGCCGGTCGAAGTTTCGTTTCCGAACGTGCAGCAAACCGAAACCGGCGAGATGAGCTTCGTCGATAATTCCGTCGATGCGAAAACCGGCACGATTGCGCTCAAAGGCCTCTTCGCCAACACCGACGGACGGCTCTGGCCCGGCGAGTTCGTCAACGCGACGCTGATCGTCGCCGAACGCGCCAACGCGATCCTGGTTCCGTCGCAGGCCGTGCAAACCGGCCAGCAGGGATCGTATGTTTTCGTGGTGGCGCCAGGCATGAAAGTTGAGTCGCGCAAGATCGTCATCGGCGCCTCGATCGACGGACAGACCGTCGTGACCGGCGGGCTCAAGGCCGGCGAAACCGTCGTCACCGACGGCCAGTTGCGCCTCATCCCCGGCTCCAAGGTCACCATCAAGAGCGGCCTCACCGACCACGAGGTCGCGTCATGAATATCGCCGAGACCTTTATTCGACGACCCGTGATGACGACGCTGTTGTCGATGGCGATCCTGCTGTTCGGCGTGATGGCGTATCGCTACCTGCCGGTGAATGATCTGCCCAACGTCGATTTCCCGACGATCGTCGTCAACGCGGGCCTGCCCGGCGCGAGTCCCGAGACGATGGCGTCATCCGTCGCGACGCCGCTCGAAAAACAGTTCTCGACGATCGCCGGCCTCGACTCGATGACCTCGACCAATATCCAGGGCTCGACCAGCATCACGCTGCAATTCAACCTGACGCGCAATATCGATGCAGCCGCGCAGGACGTGCAGGCAAATATCGCCGCCGCGCAATCGCAGTTGCCGCACGGGATGCCGAGTCCGCCGTCATACAAGAAGTCGAATCCCGCCGACTCGCCGATTCTCTTCCTCTCGCTCGGCTCGCACACGATGCCGATGTCGCAAGTCGATGAGTATGCCGAAACCTACCTCGCCGAGCGCATCTCGATGGTCAGCGGCGTCGCGCAGGTGCAGGTGTACGGCTCGGCGAAGTACGCGGTGCGCATCCAGGTCGATCCGAAGGCGCTGGCGACGCGCGGAATCGGGATCGACGAAGTTGCGAACGCAGTCGCCAACGCCAACGTCGATATGCCGACCGGCACGCTCTACGGCGCGCATCAATCGTTCACGGTCGAAGCCAAGGGCCAGCTCACTTCGGCGGCGGCC
This genomic interval from Candidatus Binatus sp. contains the following:
- a CDS encoding efflux RND transporter periplasmic adaptor subunit, yielding MLTAASSRRGARQTGKLKGNSKLKEQRASRTNLRISTIARQARLRAPMRAIARAAMLTMIALAMLNSGCSRGAPDQGFGGGAEVVPVLAAKVVQKNVAESIRAIGRVEAFSTVDIKAQINGQVTQVHFHEGQDVKKGDLLFTIDPRPFEAALHQAEANLARDRAQFKQADANEKRYAYLVKQGVGSPQQYDQAQAAAASLAATLQADEATVQTAKLNLGYTAIRSPIDGRTGNLLVHAGNIVKPDADTPMVVINQVHPVYVTFSIPEQKLAQVREVMTTHKLPVEVSFPNVQQTETGEMSFVDNSVDAKTGTIALKGLFANTDGRLWPGEFVNATLIVAERANAILVPSQAVQTGQQGSYVFVVAPGMKVESRKIVIGASIDGQTVVTGGLKAGETVVTDGQLRLIPGSKVTIKSGLTDHEVAS